Below is a genomic region from Glaciihabitans sp. INWT7.
CTCATGATGCTGCTCCTTGCAGTGTTGTTGAGGGAGTTTCCTCGAGAACGTGCGCCACGGCATCGTCGATAACGTGGGCGATGTGATGATCAGCGAGTTGGTAGACGGCATCACGCCCCGCACGCGCGACAGTGGCGATACCGGCATGGCGCAATGTGCGCAGGTGTTGGGACACCAACGGTTGGGACATTCCGGTCGCGGACACGAGCGCCCCGACAGTTCGCGGTTCCGCCGACAGCAACTGTAAAAGCTGCAGCCGGGAGGCAGAGCCGAGAACTTTGAACAAAGCTGCTGCCGCTCCAAGCCCACCATCGTCGATCATTGATCCAGCCAAACACATACATAAAGATATTGCAATGTGTTTATACTACTGATAATGACTCCCAGGGAGAGGATCCACTCATGGACGCAGTGAACAAGCGTCGTACCCATCAGAAAGCTGCAACTCGCACCGCTCTGTCGGGGTCCACCGACTTCATCAGCGCCCAAGACCTGTACGCGCGGATGCGTGAGCAAGGCGGATCCATTGGGCTAGCCACTGTCTATCGCAACCTGAACGAACTGGTCGACGCGGGCGAAGCGGACACCCTTCAAGCCGGAACAGGGGGTCAGCTTTTCCGTTTCTGTGGCACTGACGGACACCATCACCATCTGTATTGCGTGGAGTGCGGACGCACCATAGAGGTTGACGCCCCCATCGAGGCGTGGGTGGCCAGCACAGCAGCCAAGCACGGGTTCACCGAAGTCCGACACGTCCTCGACATGTTCGGCGTGTGCCTCGAGTGCAAAGCTCGGTCCACAACGAGCACGATGGTATAAACGTTCCAAGATCCCCATCCCTAATGAGAATCATTATTTTTTAGCATAGGGTTGTAGCTGCTGACAGCCATACACGCCGCCATGCTGGAAAGACTTCTCATGATCGAATTGTGCCGCACGGCTCAGCTGCAAACTGCTCGAGCGTCCCGCCGCGATGGCGTTGCCCACCACCAAGTCCCACGAGATCACACGAACGGTCTTGGTGCCGTCACCCTCAGCGCGTGCGCCGGGACTGCTGTCGGTTTGATTGACTCCTCGACTGAGGTGGCGTTAGTGCTCGGGATGTGTGCACCCGAACGCCACACGATTGCCCGCATGCTTTCCAGCGGTGGGTCCGGTGCCGTAATCGGCGAGGACGTGCCCGCCGGTGAGGTTGCTGCCCGGCTGCAGACGCTGGTCAGGGATTTCAGAACCTCAAACCGAGTAGTCATCGAATGTCCTTCCGCCACCAGCAGCACCGACCTGATCGCCCGGTTCACTGGCGCCCGTGCCGCTACCGACCCACCGGTCACGTTCGGGCCAATAGTGACGGTGGTAGATGCCAGCCACCTCATGTTTGATCTGGATCGTCGAGACTATGTGGAAGGGGAGGACGGCCAGCCTTTCCCCGTCCCATGGGCGCAGGTGACCGTCACCCAGATTGAGAACGCCACCGTCCTCCCGATTGTCAACTGGCGCCACTTTCCACGCGCGCAGCTCACCGAGTTGCTGTCCCTGTTGTCTCACCTCAACCCGAGCGCTCGGCTGAAACTCGTAGGCAGCGGTTGGGCGCGGCAGGTGAACCTGGATTGGAACCAGCGCGCGACCGTTGGAGGAACCGCTGGCTGGATTCGGATTCTCCGCGATCAGCACGAACCACACGTCCGAGATCCGCGAGTCTCGTCATTCCGCTACGAGCAGCTGCGGCCGCTGCATCCGGGGCGCGTCGCGCAAACTCTTCTCACCCAGTTCGACCGGGAGGAAGTCGGACATATCGTGCGGTCCGTGGGACTGTGCCGGATCGCAAGCCGGCCCGCAATGGTGGGTAAGTGGGAACAGGCTGGCGCAATGATCACCTTCGCCCCGCTCGCGCCAGCGCGCTCCCCGGCAGGCCAAAGCCTCGGGCAAGAAATAGCCTTCATCGGCTTCGATCTGAACCCAGGCCTCATCAGATCTCGGCTGGATTCATGTGCGCTTACCGAGGACGAGTTCACCGCAGGGCCAGCCGCGTGGGTGCACTACCCCGACCCGATACCGCACTGGGATCCCCGGAACATGAACCGCTGAGATCGAGCAACCGTCCGATCACATTGAAGGCGCTGGGGCGGAGGCTTTGCTCAAGTCATTCGGACGCGGCGCAGTCCCGACACCTACCCCGGATTTCGACCTCGCGCGTCTCGTCGAGAAAATCGCCTCGGAGAGTGCGTTGATCAATTCGCGGCAGGGCGCGCACGTTGCCGCACTCAATACACACCGCGCAGGTGCTTCTGGTGTCGGAAGTTTCCAGCAAGTAGCTCGTCCCTGCCGAGAATGAAAACCCGCGCACGATCCCGCGCGCCTCCAAGTCATGCAGGATCCGGTAGACGGTCGCCAACCCCGGAAAGTCGCCCTGTGAGCGGAGAAGAGAATAAATAGTCTGTACTGTCGCCGGTTGACGAGCACGAAGCGCTTCCATCACTCGACCTTCGTGTCGACTGGGTCGGAGTCGCCGAGCGGAATCACCGTTCACCGAATCTGCCATATGCGCCCCTCAGCCCCGCGGGCCGAATCCCAGACGCCCCTGGTTTTGAGAGCGCGAACGAGCCAAATTGACTCGCATTGTCAATAATGATATTCATTAGCTCATAAGAATTCTTCCCCTTTCGTTTGGAGCTCTATGCGCACCCCCACCCGCTCACTTACCGTCGCGGTAGCTGCCGCCGCTCTGGCACTCACCCTCGTCGGCTGCAGCACTCCGTCAAAAAGCTCGCCCGCAGCATCGTCATCCGGGGTTATCGGAGTGGTCGCGGGTGAAAATTTTTGGGGCGACATTGTCAGCCAAGTCGGCGGATCTCACGTGAAAGTCACATCCATCGTCAGCGATCCCAACGCGGACCCGCATGAGTATGAGGCCAGCGCCTCTGATGCCGCTGCACTAGCCAACGCACAGTTCGTGCTCGAAAACGGTCTCGGCTACGACGATTTCATGGCGAAACTTTTGAAGGCGTCACCCAAATCCGACCGGGTTGTCACCTCGGTGGCAAAGATTTTAAAGATCAAGGGCGCTTCGCCGAACCCGCACCTGTGGTATGACATTCCTCGGTTGCCAGAGGTTTCGGCCGCGATCGCTGCCGAGCTGTCCAAACGTGATCCCGCCCACAAGGCTGAGTTTCAGGCCAACGCCCAAAAATTCGACGAGAGTTTGAAGCCGATCACAGATGTCATCGCCAAGATCAAGTCGAAGTATCCCGGCGCGCCCGTCGCCTATACCGAGCGGGTACCGGGGTATCTGCTGACTGCCGCAGGGTTGACCTTGGGGATGCCGGCGTCATTCACCACCGCTGTTGAGCAGGGCAATGACCCGAGCGCGGCCGACACGGCGTCGTTCCTCGAGTCGATCAAAAACAAAGACGTGAAGGTGCTTCTTTACAATGGGCAAGTCACCGACCAAGCCACCGACGACATCAAAAAGACGGCAACGGATGCTGGGGTTCCCGTCGTCGGGGTCACCGAAACGATTCCAACCACCGATAAGGACTTCCAAGCATGGCAACTGCGCCAGGCAACCGAGCTCCTGAAGGCACTCGGCAACTAAATATGGCAGACCAGGCGGTCATCGAGCTGGACTCCGCAGGACTCCGGTTCGGTGACCGCCAACTCTGGTCGGATCTAACCCTGTCTGTTGGCGGCGGTGAGTTCATCGCGATTCTTGGCCCCAACGGCTCCGGTAAGACCTCCCTCATCAAAGTCCTCCTCGGACTGCAGCCTCTCTCCGAGGGAACAGTCACCATTAGCGGAGCGCCGCCCCGCCGCGGGAGCGACCATGTCGGATACGTCCCGCAACAGCGCGGATTCGACAGCGATCTCGGCGCCCGAGGCATTGACCTCGTCGCACTCGGTCTCGACGGCCATAAATACGGGTTCGCGTGGCCCAACAAACAGAAGAAGAAACTCATTCGTGACGTCCTCAACCAAGTCGGTGCCGCACAGTATGCGCACACCCCCATCGGGCTTCTGTCCGGCGGTGAACAGCAACGGCTACGAATAGCCCAGGCCCTCCTAGGCCGCCCGGCTGTCCTCCTTTGCGACGAACCATTGCTTTCCCTCGACCTCGCGAACCAAAAATCGATCGTTGGCCTTATCGATCAACAACGCCACGAGACAGGTTCCACCGTCGTATTTGTGACCCACGAAATCAATCCAATACTGACTGTCGTCGATCGCATCCTCTACGTCGTCAACGGACGGTGGGCCATCGGCACACCGGACGAAGTAATGACCAGCCAACGGTTGAGCGATCTGTATCAAACACACGTGGAAGTCACCCGCGTCAGAGACCAACTTCTCGTCGTCGGCACCACCGGCCCCGGTTCCTCAATAGGCCTACCACCCGACGAGCATCACCAGTGATCATCGAATACCTGCAACTCCCGTTCGCGCAGCACGCTCTCATCGCCGCAACCCTGATCGCCATCATTTCCGGACTCATCGGACCCTTCGTCGCCTCAAGAGACATGGCCTTCGCCGTCCACGGCAGCGCTGAACTCAGCTTCACCGGAGCCGCTGCAGGCCTGCTCATCGCCGGAGATGCCGTGACCGGCGCCCTCGTCGGCTCCCTGTTCGTCGCCACCGCATTCGGGCTACTCGGCGACCGTCCACGAGAGCGAAACTCCGCCATCGGCGTCATATTGGCCGCCGGCCTCGGGCTCGGCGTACTCCTCCTGTCCTTTTATAAGGGCTTCGCCACCGAAGCGACCAACATCCTGTTTGGACAAATCTTCGGCGTCAGCACCCAAGACATCATCATCCTCGGCGCCATCGCAACAGCAATTCTCATCGTCATCGGATTCATCTACCGGCCCTTGCTCTTCTCTTCCCTCGACCCCGAGGTCGCCGTCGCTCGTGGTGTCAACACCCGTTTCGTCGGACTGATCTTTGTGTTCGTGCTCGCAGTAACGGTCACCGAGGCATCTCAAATCGTCGGTACCCTCCTCGTACTCAGCCTTGCGATAACCCCTGCGGCAGCGGCACGGAGGTTCTCTGCCAACCCACGAATAGTGACCGTGCTCTCAATCCTCTTCGCCCTCATCGCCGCGGACGGCGGCCTCCTCGCCAGCCTCCAATTCAGCACCATCAAAGCCAGCGTGTTCATCTCCGGAATCAGCTTCCTGATCTACCTAATCGCCAGACTCGTCCAAATTGTGCCCTCGCGTCGCTCACCGGCTGCCACCAAGTAACTTGCGGCGGCCAAAGGCTTGGGCGTTGTGACCGCTCTTTTGGTTCCACGAAAACGGCTGGGTCACTACAGCGGGGCATAGTAAGCCTCGGACCGAGCGGAACTGCTGTTCACGTTAGAGGGCCAAGCTCTGGCTTTGGCGATCGCTGCACCAGCAATTGGTAGGGAAGAGCGGGATCTATTCATCGTGACACTACTTTGTAATTCGATAAATTAGTCGAGCTAATGCGATTTGTTATCACTAAAGGTTGTGGGCACAAATCCTCTCAGCTGTCATGCAAAATGCTGGTACTTCCCTGGAGCGCGCGGTCCTTGAATCCTGTTC
It encodes:
- a CDS encoding metal ABC transporter solute-binding protein, Zn/Mn family, translating into MRTPTRSLTVAVAAAALALTLVGCSTPSKSSPAASSSGVIGVVAGENFWGDIVSQVGGSHVKVTSIVSDPNADPHEYEASASDAAALANAQFVLENGLGYDDFMAKLLKASPKSDRVVTSVAKILKIKGASPNPHLWYDIPRLPEVSAAIAAELSKRDPAHKAEFQANAQKFDESLKPITDVIAKIKSKYPGAPVAYTERVPGYLLTAAGLTLGMPASFTTAVEQGNDPSAADTASFLESIKNKDVKVLLYNGQVTDQATDDIKKTATDAGVPVVGVTETIPTTDKDFQAWQLRQATELLKALGN
- a CDS encoding Fur family transcriptional regulator, translated to MDAVNKRRTHQKAATRTALSGSTDFISAQDLYARMREQGGSIGLATVYRNLNELVDAGEADTLQAGTGGQLFRFCGTDGHHHHLYCVECGRTIEVDAPIEAWVASTAAKHGFTEVRHVLDMFGVCLECKARSTTSTMV
- a CDS encoding GTP-binding protein; this translates as MLERLLMIELCRTAQLQTARASRRDGVAHHQVPRDHTNGLGAVTLSACAGTAVGLIDSSTEVALVLGMCAPERHTIARMLSSGGSGAVIGEDVPAGEVAARLQTLVRDFRTSNRVVIECPSATSSTDLIARFTGARAATDPPVTFGPIVTVVDASHLMFDLDRRDYVEGEDGQPFPVPWAQVTVTQIENATVLPIVNWRHFPRAQLTELLSLLSHLNPSARLKLVGSGWARQVNLDWNQRATVGGTAGWIRILRDQHEPHVRDPRVSSFRYEQLRPLHPGRVAQTLLTQFDREEVGHIVRSVGLCRIASRPAMVGKWEQAGAMITFAPLAPARSPAGQSLGQEIAFIGFDLNPGLIRSRLDSCALTEDEFTAGPAAWVHYPDPIPHWDPRNMNR
- a CDS encoding Fur family transcriptional regulator; this translates as MADSVNGDSARRLRPSRHEGRVMEALRARQPATVQTIYSLLRSQGDFPGLATVYRILHDLEARGIVRGFSFSAGTSYLLETSDTRSTCAVCIECGNVRALPRIDQRTLRGDFLDETREVEIRGRCRDCAASE
- a CDS encoding metal ABC transporter ATP-binding protein; protein product: MADQAVIELDSAGLRFGDRQLWSDLTLSVGGGEFIAILGPNGSGKTSLIKVLLGLQPLSEGTVTISGAPPRRGSDHVGYVPQQRGFDSDLGARGIDLVALGLDGHKYGFAWPNKQKKKLIRDVLNQVGAAQYAHTPIGLLSGGEQQRLRIAQALLGRPAVLLCDEPLLSLDLANQKSIVGLIDQQRHETGSTVVFVTHEINPILTVVDRILYVVNGRWAIGTPDEVMTSQRLSDLYQTHVEVTRVRDQLLVVGTTGPGSSIGLPPDEHHQ
- a CDS encoding metal ABC transporter permease, whose amino-acid sequence is MIIEYLQLPFAQHALIAATLIAIISGLIGPFVASRDMAFAVHGSAELSFTGAAAGLLIAGDAVTGALVGSLFVATAFGLLGDRPRERNSAIGVILAAGLGLGVLLLSFYKGFATEATNILFGQIFGVSTQDIIILGAIATAILIVIGFIYRPLLFSSLDPEVAVARGVNTRFVGLIFVFVLAVTVTEASQIVGTLLVLSLAITPAAAARRFSANPRIVTVLSILFALIAADGGLLASLQFSTIKASVFISGISFLIYLIARLVQIVPSRRSPAATK
- a CDS encoding helix-turn-helix transcriptional regulator — protein: MIDDGGLGAAAALFKVLGSASRLQLLQLLSAEPRTVGALVSATGMSQPLVSQHLRTLRHAGIATVARAGRDAVYQLADHHIAHVIDDAVAHVLEETPSTTLQGAAS